ccaaagattattttaaaaatctcttatTTAAGCTGCTGCAATTACAAGATATTTTTCCATATTTGCTATACATTAGGTTATACACACATCAACTTTTGTTTTAGAGACAATGTacacaaaatcaataaaaacttGGTTCAGATGCTTACAATGTCTAAATTCACACATTCATATTTTGTTGAGGAACTTGACCTGGAAGTACATTCTTCTACAGAAGTGAGGAGGAGGCATTTGAAGACTGAACTCCATGTGCACATTGTGAGACTGGGCTATTTTCAGATAGGGGAGGGGATACCTATAAATCACCAATCAATATTTCAAAGTAAGCCACTTCTTAATTGCATTAGTTTGGGATCAAGCTaattgtttcatttaaaaaaaccattactAGCAGGGTAGGGGACTGGGGTACACATGTATATACGTGCTTCCTTTAAACATATACTCTACTAATGTACAATTTTTGTGACCACACTTTATTACTGTAGCTAATTACAAGTAGAAATAGTATAGAATCAAATCCATACCAACCACCTGATAAGTAATGTAAATTTACTGCACTACAGCTTAACAAACCAAAGCCTTAGATGATTAAGAATAAGGTTCCCACGAGACAGTGCAGTGCCATTGTCTAGGGAGTACAGGCTACCAGGCTTAGAGCAGGGCTGGAATGGGCTTGCAGGGAGGAAAcacattgtgtgaagaaatagtGCCCTTAACATGGAGGCAGAGAATAACCACAGAGCAGCAGCTTGAAGTGCTACTATCATTATGGGATAGTGTAAATGTGGAAATGTCAGTTCATGCCAATAGTTTTTTCAGCTAAGCCTGGCTGTAGTCCCGAACCTTTCAGAGATGATTGTGTGGTTCCTTACTTTCTCATAcgaaacagaggaaagaaactGTTTTAATAGTATACGACAATGTGACCTAAGCATTTATGTGTAACGTATATGGCTTTAATGAATTTAAAAGGTTCTGTTCAATCTTTCCAGTTATCATATATGTGCCATAGTCATGTTTCTTGTATATAAAAATACTGATTTTTGGTGGATTTATAAATATTACTCTACATgttgaaatatgcattttgatTATCTAGCTCTAAAATTTCCCTGCCTATTTTACAAAGCCTGACTTCACTTCAGCAGTCCTGTGTCATGGCTTAATGActccacattttaaagcaaagTATTGCAGAAAGTGGGAGTAGCATGCAATATATGACTCCAATAAATGGGTCAATCTGATGAAGAATTTTCTAAGCATCTGTTTGATATTAAACCTTCCTTATCACCCACACATTTTTAGCCCTTCATTCCTTCATTGAATCAGTGAGCCCATCAGTAGTCCTTAGCCTACAAATATATAGTCAGTCAACACTGATGCAGTTACTTATATATTCCCATCATCCAGCATTTTGTTGACGCCATCACAGAGTCTCTGCAAGTGAGTCTTGTAAGGTCCAAAGGGATTGTACAAGGCAGCCAAAAATTCACAATCTGAGAAGTGATCAAACACATTGTTGACGCGTCCATGAGATTTTGCAGTTAGGTGACGCTGAATGATTTGATGAAGCAGGTCTCTACACTCATTCAATAGTTTTGACAAAAAATTTCTGTCAAAGGTATAATCTACTTGATGGAAGCTCACCACAGTTTTAGCCAGCTGGTGTACCTTCTTCTTGAACTTCTCCATGAGCATGATTTCTTCCTGATTAAACTGGTTATTCCTGTAGAGGATTGCTAACTTGATAACAGTCTTAATGAGATTTTTAATTATCTTCTCTGCCTCCTTCTTGTTTTGTATGTATTCCCTTGTCAGTCTGTAGAGTTCATCCAACACATCACTGCTAGTATCATCTATCAAAGCAGTTGCTATCgatttggatgccattttgccaAGAATTTTCTTTTGGGCCTGAATGGCCAAACTTTTGGAATTGAAGACATCTGTTGCCActggaagaaagaaaatgaataTAGCTTAGTAACTTCAGTACATGTgatatgattttaaaataagGAAATTTAAAACACGAGTGGAAAAAAGGCAATTTATATCACTGATTTAAAATCACAGCTGTGATACGCAGaggatttttttctggaaaactcACACTACTAAATCAAAGTTTAACTTATTTCAGATATTTCCTGTACAAAAATAGTAATTGCTTTATGGAGATATTAACATTTATTGATCTACTAAGAACCAGAACCTTTATGATAGTAGATTTTATACATTTAAGGTATTCTGcattggaattattattttaaagaatggCATAGAATATATTATTTAATATATAATCCATGCCATGGCTTTCAATTTTTAATCCCTGCCCATCCTCTgaaatcttcaggggaggcccttctcttggtcccaccaccatcacaggcagcttggtgggaatgcaggagagggccttttcagtggctgccctggggttctggaactcccttcccagggaagctagacttgcTCCCCACCGGTGTGTTTCCGGAGACAGACTAGAACTTTTCTGTTCTGGCTGACCTTTGGGGGGTAGTCTGGACCTCTTtttatgtgttgtttatatattggatttaaaaaaaataagaattaGTATTTTAAATACTGTaacatgtttaattattttttaaattttgtatatctctgttttaattgtacttgttt
This Elgaria multicarinata webbii isolate HBS135686 ecotype San Diego chromosome 6, rElgMul1.1.pri, whole genome shotgun sequence DNA region includes the following protein-coding sequences:
- the TNFAIP8 gene encoding tumor necrosis factor alpha-induced protein 8 isoform X3 gives rise to the protein MATDVFNSKSLAIQAQKKILGKMASKSIATALIDDTSSDVLDELYRLTREYIQNKKEAEKIIKNLIKTVIKLAILYRNNQFNQEEIMLMEKFKKKVHQLAKTVVSFHQVDYTFDRNFLSKLLNECRDLLHQIIQRHLTAKSHGRVNNVFDHFSDCEFLAALYNPFGPYKTHLQRLCDGVNKMLDDGNI
- the TNFAIP8 gene encoding tumor necrosis factor alpha-induced protein 8 isoform X1 — protein: MSFEADESKEVATDVFNSKSLAIQAQKKILGKMASKSIATALIDDTSSDVLDELYRLTREYIQNKKEAEKIIKNLIKTVIKLAILYRNNQFNQEEIMLMEKFKKKVHQLAKTVVSFHQVDYTFDRNFLSKLLNECRDLLHQIIQRHLTAKSHGRVNNVFDHFSDCEFLAALYNPFGPYKTHLQRLCDGVNKMLDDGNI